CTGGGCAGAAGACCATGCAAATGCTTGTATCTGCTATGGATACGATTCAAGATTCAAACAATGAATTACAGAATATTGCAGATATTATAAATCAAATAAATACTAAAACTGCTGTCATAAATGATATCGTTTCAAAAACTGAACTGCTTTCTTTAAACGCCTCCATTGAATCTGCACGAGCAGGGGAATATGGTAAAGGGTTTGCCGTCGTTGCAGAAGAAGTTGGAAACTTAGCTAAAATCAGTGGAAAATCCGCGCAGGAGATACAAGCTCTGATTACCTCTAGTCAAGAACAAGTGAATAAAATACTTGGACTTACTAAAGAAAGAGTGAGTGAAGGGAAAAAAGTTACTGCTGAAGCTACAGAATCTTTTCATGCGATATCGAGCGACATCGCAACGATGGCAAACGTTATCCAGCAGATATCCGATGCGACAAGGGAACAAGAAATTGGCGTAAGGCAAATATCATTAGCAATGTCTAATATTGATAAAGCCACACAAAAAAGTCAAAATGCTGTAAATTCCACTTCAGAATCCTCTTCAGATCTCGTCATGCAAAGCGAGAAATTAGAAAAAACAGCAGACAATATTGGTCTTTTAATAAATGGTGAAAAAGTGTCAACTTGAAATTCGGTTTTTATTAATGAAATTATTTCCAAACCTGAATTGATTTCATGTAATGCAGCAGGAGCTGAGGGGCGAAAATTGATTTCCAGTATTTGCAGAAGAAGTGGGAAATTTAGCTAAATTAACAAAAGTTATCGAAAGTTAAATTCTTCATTAGAGATAGAAAAAACTTTAAATTTAACAAAGAAATTAGATTTTCAAAGAAATAATAAATTAAATAATCATTGAAGATGTAAAAAGTTAGCATATTTTTTTAGATAATACCTAACGTCATTATTTTGTACGAATTTAACTTTTATAATCTTATTATTTTTTTTAAAATCTAATTTGAATAAGATACTAACCCGCCCTTTGGAGGACTAATGCTTTTTTTAAAAAGTATTATAAAATATATTACTATTATCAAATTATTTATTTTATCGCTCAATGCGATAGCTGCTGACAAAATAGCTTTAGTCACAGAAGATTATCCTCCTTTTAACATGGAAGAAGGGGGGAAAATAATAGGATCTAGCACAGATATTATAACAACAGCACTGAAAAAAGCTAATATAGAATTTACTCTTGCCTTAATGCCTTGGATAAAGGCTTATCAAATGGGTTTAGACGAAAAAAACACAGCTGTATATTCCACTTCAAGAATACCAGAAAGAGAGGCATTATTTAAATGGGTAGGCCCTATAGCTCAAAATAGTTGGGTATTTTTTGCTAAAAGTGGTTCGAAAATTAAAATATCGAGTTTAGAGGATGCAAAAAAGCATACAGTTGGTGGCTACACTGGTGATGCGAAAGTTCTCTTTCTATTAAAAGAAGGTTTTGTCGAAGGAAAAAACCTATTG
The DNA window shown above is from Fluviispira vulneris and carries:
- a CDS encoding substrate-binding periplasmic protein gives rise to the protein MLFLKSIIKYITIIKLFILSLNAIAADKIALVTEDYPPFNMEEGGKIIGSSTDIITTALKKANIEFTLALMPWIKAYQMGLDEKNTAVYSTSRIPEREALFKWVGPIAQNSWVFFAKSGSKIKISSLEDAKKHTVGGYTGDAKVLFLLKEGFVEGKNLLLASNETQNAIKLQTDKIDLWASGSDLAPWISKKENAGKITPVFTFKKVEMYAAFNKNTDDSIIKKLNDIIASMRKSGEIKKINSRYR